A single genomic interval of Alligator mississippiensis isolate rAllMis1 chromosome 15, rAllMis1, whole genome shotgun sequence harbors:
- the EHD1 gene encoding EH domain-containing protein 1, whose amino-acid sequence MFSWVSKDSRRRKEPELFRTVSEGLKHLYTTKLLPLEEHYRFHDFHSPALEPADWDNKPMVLLVGQYSTGKTTFIRHLLEQDFPGMRIGPEPTTDSFIAVMGGETEGVIPGNALVVDPRRPFRKLNAFGNAFLNRFMCAQLPNPVLESISIIDTPGILSGEKQRISRGYDFAAVLEWFAERVDRIVLLFDAHKLDISDEFSEVIKGLRHHEDKMRVVLNKADQIGTQQLMRVYGALMWSLGKIVDAPEVVRVYIGSFWAQPLLVADNRRLFEAEELDLFRDIQALPRNAALRKLNDLIKRARLAKVHAYIISALKKEMPVFGKDSKKKELVANLGDIYARIEKEQQIPAGDFPELRKMQELLLSQDFGKFPSPKPRLLEAVDSMLAHDIARLMELVRQEEAQAPTANVRGGAFEGAADGPFGLGYGEGAGEGADEPEWVVARDKPSYDEVFYSLGPVQGKLTGAAAKREMVKSKLPNTVLGRIWKLADVDRDGLLDAEEFALANHLIRVKLEGHELPAELPSHLVPPSKRRPE is encoded by the exons ATGTTCAGCTGGGTGAGCAAGGACTCCCGGCGGCGGAAGGAGCCCGAGCTCTTCCGCACAGTCTCGGAGGGCTTGAAGCACCTCTACACCACCAAGCTGCTCCCCTTGGAGGAGCATTACCGCTTCCACGACTTCCACTCGCCCGCGCTGGAGCCGGCCGACTGGGACAACAAGCCCAtggtgctgctggtgggccaGTACAGCACAGGGAAGACCACCTTCATCCGCCACCTCCTGGAGCAGGACTTCCCTGGCATGCGCATCGGGCCCGAGCCCACCACGGACTCCTTCATCGCCGTCATGGGGGGCGAGACGGAGGGCGTCATCCCCGGGAACGCCCTGGTGGTGGACCCCCGGAGGCCCTTCCGGAAGCTCAACGCCTTTGGGAATGCCTTCCTCAATCG GTTTATGTGTGCCCAGCTGCCCAATCCGGTCTTAGAAAGCATCAGCATCATCGACACGCCTGGCATCCTGTCCGGGGAGAAGCAGCGAATCAGCAGAG GCTATGACTTCGCGGCGGTGCTGGAGTGGTTTGCAGAGCGGGTGGACCGCATCGTCCTCCTCTTCGACGCCCACAAGCTGGACATCTCGGATGAGTTCTCGGAGGTGATCAAGGGCCTGCGGCACCACGAGGACAAGATGCGGGTGGTGCTGAACAAGGCGGACCAGATCGGGACGCAGCAGTTGATGCGGGTGTATGGCGCCCTCATGTGGTCACTGGGCAAGATCGTGGACGCCCCCGAGGTGGTGCGCGTCTACATCGGCTCCTtctgggcccagcccctgctggtggcCGACAACCGGCGCCTCTTTGAGGCCGAGGAGCTGGACCTCTTCCGCGACATCCAGGCCCTGCCCCGCAACGCCGCCCTGCGCAAGCTCAATGACCTCATCAAGAGGGCGCGGCTGGCCAAG GTCCACGCCTACATCATCTCGGCGCTGAAGAAGGAGATGCCCGTGTTCGGCAAGGACAGCAAGAAGAAGGAGCTGGTGGCCAACCTGGGCGACATCTACGCCCGCATCGAGAAGGAGCAGCAGATCCCTGCCGGGGACTTCCCCGAGCTCCGCAAgatgcag gaACTGCTGCTGAGCCAGGATTTCGGCAAGTTCCCGTCCCCCAAGCCACGGCTCCTGGAGGCCGTGGACTCCATGCTGGCCCACGACATCGCCCGCCTCATGGAGCTAGTGAGGCAGGAGGAGGCCCAGGCACCCACGGCCAATGTGCGGGGCGGCGCCTTCGAGGGGGCGGCCGACGGCCCCTTCGGGCTAGGCTACGGCGAGGGGGCCGGCGAGGGAGCCGACGAGCCCGAGTGGGTGGTGGCCCGGGACAAGCCCAGCTACGACGAGGTCTTCTACAGCCTGGGCCCGGTCCAGGGCAAGCTGACGGGGGCCGCGGCCAAGCGGGAGATGGTCAAGTCCAAGCTGCCCAACACGGTGCTGGGCCGGATCTGGAAGCTGGCTGACGTGGACCGCGACGGGCTGCTGGACGCCGAGGAGTTCGCGCTGGCCAACCACCTCATCCGCGTCAAGCTGGAGGGCCACGAGCTGCCCGCCGAGCTGCCCTCGCACCTGGTGCCGCCCTCCAAGCGCCGGCCCGAGTGA
- the LOC102569619 gene encoding prospero homeobox protein 2 encodes MSLPHLKLEVPHTRRDLPWPWVASRTGEPCMGHSLPSAKQPRSLDPEGPEARARLQQELEAMAEQVGQLRENLAQISWGLAWAGLASGIPPRLERGVPPGLAQLLKEELGAVVDAVLRGVVPPPRCRPPGDQAEALALVVRKPPVAPLLPHSSLDGPPCQPPAQGSLTPGHLKKAKLMFFYTRYPSAATLKAYFPDVRFSRSVTAQLIKWFSNFREFFYLQAERFSRQALSGGRAGPQGPSVTPACQLARVLCQHFNKASDYQVPTGFLEVTQVAVREFSQAIAGGRDADPAWKKPIYRVISKLEADIPEAFRAPPGPPHT; translated from the exons ATGTCCCTCCCTCACTTGAAGCTGGAGGTGCCCCACACCCGCCGAGACCTGCCGTGGCCTTGGGTGGCCTCCCGTACAGGAGAGCCCTGCATGGGCCACAGCCTCCCCTCAGCCAAGCAGCCCCGGTCACTGGACCCAGAGGGCCCCGAGGCGCGGGcccggctgcagcaggagctggaagccatGGCCGAGCAAGTGGGGCAGCTGCGGGAGAACCTGGCCCAGATCTcctggggcctggcctgggcgGGGCTGGCGTCGGGGATCCCCCCCAGGCTGGAGAGGGGGGTCCCCCCGGGGCTGGCCCAGCTGCTCAAGGAGGAGCTGGGGGCCGTGGTGGACGCAGTGCTGAGGGGGGTTGTGCCCCCACCCCGCTGCCGGCCCCCGGGGGACCAGGCTGAGGCCCTGGCACTGGTGGTGAGGAAGCCCCCGgtggcccccctgcttccccacagcagcctggacgggcccccctgccagcctccc GCCCAGGGCAGCCTCACCCCCGGGCACCTGAAGAAGGCCAAGCTCATGTTCTTCTACACCCGCTACCCCAGCGCCGCCACCCTCAAGGCCTACTTCCCCGACGTCAGG TTCAGCCGCAGCGTCACCGCGCAGCTCATCAAGTGGTTCAGCAACTTCCGGGAGTTCTTCTACCTCCAGGCCGAGAGGTTCTCGCGCCAGGCGCTGagcgggggccgggccgggccccagggccccagcgTCACCCccgcctgccagctagcccgcgTCCTCTGCCAGCACTTCAACAAGGCCAGCGACTACCAG gTCCCCACCGGCTTCCTGGAGGTGACGCAGGTGGCCGTGCGGGAGTTCTCCCAGGCCATTGCCGGGGGCCGCGACGCCGACCCCGCCTGGAAGAAGCCCATTTACAGAGTCATCTCCAAGCTGGAGGCCGACATCCCCGAGGCCTTCCGGGCCCCCCCCGGCCCGCCCCACACCtga